From the Daphnia magna isolate NIES linkage group LG3, ASM2063170v1.1, whole genome shotgun sequence genome, one window contains:
- the LOC116918942 gene encoding cleavage stimulation factor subunit 2, with the protein MATDPQIVIDKSLRSVFVGNIPYDVTEEKLKDIFSEAGPVVSFKIVYDRETGKPKGYGFCEYRDQETALCAMRNLNGYEIAGRTLRVDNACTEKSRLEMQSLMQEKTTESPYGDIVDPTQAPEMISKAVSSLPPEQMFELMQQMKQCIQNNPNEARQMLLQNPQLAYALLQALVVMRVVDPNNALSMLQKGPGQTDMGMGASHFTKTPNFPIPSNEPWVAGSGPRQALLGDRPFAGQDLDLRHADPRMGRGDHDLRVPPAAPMPVGGIGMQPTMQQQPVRPPQTMPEMDSRRDPRSSGPTGPRDPRAGMSRQGPGPGVPPIPVPQPNVPSALSGAALNTQPAAAPTAGAIGRALGPGTSDQEKAALIMQVLQLSDEQIALLPPDQRQSIMVLKEQIARSSR; encoded by the exons ATGGCTACTGATCCCCAGATTGTGATTGATAAATCATTGAGATCCGTTTTCG TCGGGAACATTCCTTATGATGTCACTGAAGAGAAACTGAAAGATATTTTTAGTGAAGCAGGGCCAGTTGTCTCTTTCAA gaTTGTTTATGATCGGGAAACTGGTAAACCAAAAGGTTATGGATTTTGTGAGTACCGGGATCAAGAGACAGCTCTTTGTGCAATGAGAAATCTTAATGGCTATGAAATTGCTGGCAGGACATTAAGGGTGGATAATGCATGCACAGAAAAGTCAAGACTTGAAATGCAAAGTTTGATGCAG GAGAAAACAACTGAAAGTCCTTATGGAGATATAGTTGACCCAACACAAGCTCCTGAAATGATATCAAAAGCTGTGTCATCTCTTCCACCAGAGCAAATGTTTGAACTAATGCAGCAAATGAAGCAATGCATACAAAACAACCCAAACGAAGCCCGGCAAATGCTTTTACAGAATCCTCAACTTGCATACGCCCTGCTTCAAGCCTTGGTCGTTATGCGTGTAGTCGATCCCAATAATGCTCTTAGTATGCTGCAAAAGGGTCCCGGACAAACTGACATGGGAATGGGAGCATCACACTTCACAAAAACACCCAACTTTCCAATACCGAGTAATGAACCTTGGGTAGCAGGCTCGGGTCCTAGACAAGCACTCCTTGGAGATCGCCCTTTTGCTG GGCAAGATTTGGATTTGCGTCATGCTGATCCTCGAATGGGTCGAGGTGACCATGATCTGCGTGTCCCACCAGCTGCTCCCATGCCCGTAGGAGGAATAGGAATGCAACCAACTATGCAGCAGCAACCCGTACGTCCACCACAAACGATGCCCGAGATGGATTC GAGGCGTGACCCACGTTCTAGTGGTCCAACAGGTCCACGTGATCCACGTGCAGGGATGAGCAGGCAAGGTCCCGGTCCTGGAGTACCTCCCATCCCTGTTCCACAGCCAAACGTTCCTTCGGCTTTATCTGGTGCTGCACTGAATACTCAGCCAGCAGCTGCACCAACAGCTGGAGCTATTGGTCGAGCACTAGGTCCAGGGACATCAGATCAAGAGAAG gcgGCTCTTATCATGCAAGTACTTCAATTGTCTGACGAGCAAATTGCTTTACTTCCACCAGACCAGCGCCAGAGCATCATGGTGCTTAAAGAACAAATTGCAAGAAGCTCACGTTAA
- the LOC116918939 gene encoding WD and tetratricopeptide repeats protein 1, which yields MEQYKWLSKPLVIHYLRSKEINDSLIPIYQPKLSSMKSLIDRLGLDYELSGHSGCVNCLEWNKDGSILASGSDDLHILLWNPFLKRKIASIDTGHQGNIFSVKFMPQTKDGLVASAAGDGRVKIHWVEHASAINTTPQTSLQCNCHVGRVKRLATAPDVPYLLWSGAEDGTVMQFDLRMPHACTNGPSNILINLLSHTGKQAEVKSIAINPVRTEQLVVGANDPFIRLYDRRMIKITSVPFCSERANRGRQYSLVTSSQSEESRSAIPLGCAQYFAPGHLPQKLDDYRRRFRSLASTYVTFDSSGRYILANLGGEQIYLYDCLTPKFPITQVPLLDKEPFHGTEIFTLPPEIEQIKIQANAAFQQRQYTTAIGLYSKALMRAPNSPVLYSNRAAACMKRNWDGDTYAALRDCVTALKIDPNQIKPFHRLARCLLDLGQPRLADQAFQLFREKFPQQANSSLLNTLHLEVQKKLELQEQRTERETARRQMDDESDLLEDGDTSSSITENEKIWRTHYWDYTSRYCGHCNTTTDIKEANFFGDDGQYILAGSDDGCFFIWDRNTGIVERVLRGDESIVNCLQPHPFTCLLASSGIDSAVRIWSPLPQERAVQDRLGGVVHDAESAAVANQRRMNADPFEMFLMNMGATAEDAMPDITVRARRPAASPDEDQEEDSRAAIQCRQS from the exons ATGGAACAATATAAATGGCTCAGTAAACCATTGGTGATACATTATCTGAGATCCAAAGAAATAAAT GACTCCTTGATACCAATATACCAGCCAAAATTGTCATCAATGAAAAGCCTGATAGATAGGCTTGGATTAGATTATGAACTTAGTGGTCACAGTGGCTGTGTCAACTGCCTTGAATGGAACAAAGATGGTTCAATTCTAGCATCTGGTTCAGATGACCTTCACATCCTTCTCTGGAATCCATTTCTGAAGAGAAAAATAGCTTCTATTGATACCGGTCATCAAGGCAATATCTTTTCTGTAAAG TTCATGCCCCAAACAAAGGatggtctagtggctagtGCAGCTGGGGATGGAAGAGTCAAAATTCATTGGGTTGAACATGCTTCAGCAATAAACACCACTCCTCAGACTAGCCTGCAATGCAACTGTCACGTGGGTCGAGTCAAGCGTTTAGCCACAGCCCCCGATGTTCCATACCTACTTTGGAGTGGGGCCGAAGATGGAACAGTGAT GCAATTCGATTTGAGAATGCCTCACGCATGCACAAACGGCCCGTCCAACATTTTGATTAATTTACTAAGCCATACAGGGAAACAGGCCGAA GTGAAATCTATTGCTATTAACCCTGTTCGAACTGAGCAATTGGTTGTTGGGGCTAACGATCCGTTTATTCGTCTATATGATCGACGGATGATTAAAATCACCTCAGTCCCG TTTTGCTCCGAGAGAGCGAACCGTGGTAGACAGTACTCTCTCGTAACTAGTTCACAAAGTGAAGAAAGCCGCTCTGCGATTCCTCTTGGGTGTGCTCAATATTTTGCTCCAG GTCATCTACCACAAAAGTTGGATGACTATAGACGCCGCTTTCGCTCACTGGCGTCGACGTACGTGACATTCGACTCGTCAGGTCGATATATTTTGGCAAATCTGGGAGGCGAACAGATTTATTTGTATGATTGTTTAACCCCCAAATTTCCAATAACTCAAGTGCCTCTTTTGGACAAAGAACCTTTCCATGGAACTGAAATTTTCACCTTACCACCagaaatagaacaaataaaaatacaggCCAATGCCGCTTTCCAGCAACGGCAGTACACCACAGCCATTGGGCTGTACAGCAAG GCACTGATGAGGGCACCAAATTCACCGGTGCTGTACAGCAATCGCGCTGCAGCTTGCATGAAACGTAATTG GGATGGAGATACTTATGCTGCTCTGAGAGACTGCGTCACTGCTTTAAAGATCGATCCTAATCAAATAAAACCCTTTCATCGGTTAGCGCGATGTCTCCTAGATCTTGGCCAACCGCGGTTGGCAGATCAGGCATTCCAATTATTCAGGGAAAAATTTCCTCAGCAAGCGAACAGCTCCCTGCTCAATACCCTACACCTTGAAGTCCAGAAAAAACTTGAACTACAGGAGCAGCGCACAGAAAGAGAAACTGCTCGCAGACAGATGGATGATGAATCAGATTTGTTGGAAGACGGCGACACTTCATCTAGCATTacggaaaatgaaaaaatctggCGAACACATTACTGGGACTACACGAGCCGTTATTGCGGTCATTGCAATACCACAACTGACATTAAAGAAGCAAATTTTTTCGGAGA TGATGGACAGTATATATTAGCTGGGTCAGATGATGGATGTTTTTTTATCTGGGATCGTAATACTGGAATCGTCGAACGAGTGCTGCGAGGCGACGAATCGATCGTTAATTGCCTTCAGCCCCATCCGTTCACCTGCTTGCTCGCCTCATCGGGAATCGATTCCGCTGTTCGCATTTGGTCTCCGTTACCACAG GAAAGAGCCGTCCAAGATAGATTGGGTGGCGTGGTTCACGATGCGGAATCGGCAGCTGTGGCCAACCAACGACGCATGAACGCTGACCCTTTCGAAATGTTCCTTATGAACATGGGTGCGACCGCCGAAGATGCCATGCCAGATATCACAGTTCGCGCACGCCGTCCAGCTGCATCACCAGATGAAGACCAGGAAGAAGATTCTCGCGCAGCCATTCAGTGTCGACAAAGTTAA
- the LOC116935144 gene encoding uncharacterized protein LOC116935144 isoform X1, whose translation MSVLFEKCLTCGASIDLSILEKHVTNCFIPHRRNTRSRKSIQVNILQLKELLDHRVPVEEICQKLSVSRRTLFRVMKESNLSARPNYTHVSDDKLKVYMTGVLNKNPRFGLQMFKGYLVSQNVLLKQKRLRSCYQDVRISENAPMTYRIHRRVYHVRSPLTLWHIDGHHKFDKYGFIIHGAIDGYSRLIPYISLENNNNSETVVGLFEKSVEEWGYPASVRSDLGGENVLVADFMINARGVNRNSFRTGKSVHNQRVERLWKDAIERCTITFMEMFQEMQTDGLLDVDSEMDLLCLHMVAYDVIQRSLQAFKNAWNCHPIRTEHHKSPMELYISGLTQLKEDEEQGKFEGQVTELIQGKKLKPLTEWCGYADTFHRCVLDKFRVDLSLHDLVAGEITIDPKSVEITNLRQKYQQLKFFFMQRVNV comes from the exons ATGTCCGTTTTATTCGAAAAGTGCCTCACGTGTGGGGCATCTATAGATCTTTCTATCCTCGAAAAACACGTTACAAACTG tTTTATCCCCCACAGGAGAAACACCCGTTCTAGAAAAAGTATTCAAGTTAACATACTTCAACTTAAAGAGTTGTTAG ATCATAGAGTTCCAGTCGAAGAAATCTGCCAAAAACTATCAGTGTCCAGGAGAACACTCTTTCGAGTCATGAAAGAATCCAACTTATCAGCTAGGCCAAACTACACCCATGTTTCTGACGATAAGTTAAAGGTTTACATGACAGGGGTGCTGAATAAAAATCCACGCTTTG GTTTGCAAATGTTCAAGGGATACTTAGTATCCCAAAATGTTTTATTAAAACAGAAGAGACTGAGATCATGCTACCAGGACGTCCGAATAAGTGAGAATGCTCCCATGACCTATAGGATCCATCGAAGAGTGTACCATGTTAGATCCCCACTAACCCTATGGCACATAGATGGGCACCATAAATTTGACAA ATATGGATTTATTATCCATGGTGCAATCGATGGTTACTCCCGACTCATTCCGTATATTTCTTTggaaaataacaataattcTGAAACTGTTGTTGGCCTTTTCGAAAAAAGTGTAGAGGAGTGGGGTTACCCAGCGAGTGTAAG GTCAGACTTGGGTGGGGAAAATGTGTTGGTTGCAGATTTTATGATAAACGCCAGAGGTGTTAACCGTAACAGCTTTCGCACTGGAAAATCTGTGCATAATCAACGAGTAGAGCGACTGTGGAAGGATGCAATTGAACGGTGCACAATTACATTTATGGAAATGTTCCA AGAAATGCAAACTGACGGTCTGTTAGACGTGGACTCCGAGATGGATCTCTTATGCCTACACATGGTTGCATATGATGTAATCCAGCGCTCTCTCCAAGCTTTTAAAAACGCCTGGAATTGTCATCCCATTAGGACTGAACACCATAAATCTCCTATGGAGCTTTACATTTCAGGTCTTACTCAGCTGAAGGAGGATGAGGAACAAGGAAAGTTTGAAGGACAAGTAACTGAACTCATCCAG GGCAAGAAACTAAAACCCTTGACTGAATGGTGTGGCTATGCAGATACTTTCCATCGGTGTGTCTTGGACAAATTTAGAGTCGATCTTTCATTACATGATTTAGTTGCCGGGGAAATCACCATCGATCCAAAATCTGTTGAAATAACTAATTTAAGACAAAAATATCAACAActtaagttttttttcatGCAGCGCGTAAATGTTTGA
- the LOC116935144 gene encoding uncharacterized protein LOC116935144 isoform X2: MSVLFEKCLTCGASIDLSILEKHVTNWRNTRSRKSIQVNILQLKELLDHRVPVEEICQKLSVSRRTLFRVMKESNLSARPNYTHVSDDKLKVYMTGVLNKNPRFGLQMFKGYLVSQNVLLKQKRLRSCYQDVRISENAPMTYRIHRRVYHVRSPLTLWHIDGHHKFDKYGFIIHGAIDGYSRLIPYISLENNNNSETVVGLFEKSVEEWGYPASVRSDLGGENVLVADFMINARGVNRNSFRTGKSVHNQRVERLWKDAIERCTITFMEMFQEMQTDGLLDVDSEMDLLCLHMVAYDVIQRSLQAFKNAWNCHPIRTEHHKSPMELYISGLTQLKEDEEQGKFEGQVTELIQGKKLKPLTEWCGYADTFHRCVLDKFRVDLSLHDLVAGEITIDPKSVEITNLRQKYQQLKFFFMQRVNV; encoded by the exons ATGTCCGTTTTATTCGAAAAGTGCCTCACGTGTGGGGCATCTATAGATCTTTCTATCCTCGAAAAACACGTTACAAACTG GAGAAACACCCGTTCTAGAAAAAGTATTCAAGTTAACATACTTCAACTTAAAGAGTTGTTAG ATCATAGAGTTCCAGTCGAAGAAATCTGCCAAAAACTATCAGTGTCCAGGAGAACACTCTTTCGAGTCATGAAAGAATCCAACTTATCAGCTAGGCCAAACTACACCCATGTTTCTGACGATAAGTTAAAGGTTTACATGACAGGGGTGCTGAATAAAAATCCACGCTTTG GTTTGCAAATGTTCAAGGGATACTTAGTATCCCAAAATGTTTTATTAAAACAGAAGAGACTGAGATCATGCTACCAGGACGTCCGAATAAGTGAGAATGCTCCCATGACCTATAGGATCCATCGAAGAGTGTACCATGTTAGATCCCCACTAACCCTATGGCACATAGATGGGCACCATAAATTTGACAA ATATGGATTTATTATCCATGGTGCAATCGATGGTTACTCCCGACTCATTCCGTATATTTCTTTggaaaataacaataattcTGAAACTGTTGTTGGCCTTTTCGAAAAAAGTGTAGAGGAGTGGGGTTACCCAGCGAGTGTAAG GTCAGACTTGGGTGGGGAAAATGTGTTGGTTGCAGATTTTATGATAAACGCCAGAGGTGTTAACCGTAACAGCTTTCGCACTGGAAAATCTGTGCATAATCAACGAGTAGAGCGACTGTGGAAGGATGCAATTGAACGGTGCACAATTACATTTATGGAAATGTTCCA AGAAATGCAAACTGACGGTCTGTTAGACGTGGACTCCGAGATGGATCTCTTATGCCTACACATGGTTGCATATGATGTAATCCAGCGCTCTCTCCAAGCTTTTAAAAACGCCTGGAATTGTCATCCCATTAGGACTGAACACCATAAATCTCCTATGGAGCTTTACATTTCAGGTCTTACTCAGCTGAAGGAGGATGAGGAACAAGGAAAGTTTGAAGGACAAGTAACTGAACTCATCCAG GGCAAGAAACTAAAACCCTTGACTGAATGGTGTGGCTATGCAGATACTTTCCATCGGTGTGTCTTGGACAAATTTAGAGTCGATCTTTCATTACATGATTTAGTTGCCGGGGAAATCACCATCGATCCAAAATCTGTTGAAATAACTAATTTAAGACAAAAATATCAACAActtaagttttttttcatGCAGCGCGTAAATGTTTGA
- the LOC123470785 gene encoding uncharacterized protein LOC123470785, whose translation MDKKSLEKMIRNIMSGLKSEDPDSDSDPDDPKPSTSSGRGLPKKSLKRLQKTLKKKANKLGFEQVDERRKLFAKNKLGTPFSSFV comes from the exons ATGGATAAAAAGTCTCTGGAAAAAATGATTCGAAACATCATGAGCGGTTTGAAGTCTGAAGATCCGGATAGCGACTCTGATCCTGATG ATCCTAAACCATCTACGTCTAGTGGTCGAGGTCTCCCTAAGAAATCCCTGAAAAGGTTGcaaaaaaccttaaaaaagaaagcgaACAAGCTCGGTTTTGAACAAGTCGATGAGCGTCGGAAGCTGTTTGCAAAGAACAAACTAGGCACGCCATTCTCTAGctttgtttaa
- the LOC116918944 gene encoding protein dimmed isoform X2, translating to MLVQVPSLVADPSQKERLNQEIKVLKKAAGAMAGNSSRAADDQVHLFSEASSAPVQSALSTPSFQHQHHHDYRLLDHPVNFDPVAGSSSSFYHYGAMNPITASSSAAEQHQDNTLVPAVGMDGSEQYYYGYQGDEAGDSGNEEGYYANSPYRVQRFAANIRERKRMLSINSAFDELRIHVPTFPYEKRLSKIDTLRLAIAYIALLKDVIKSDQDPLTFVEKCMRGEIKPERGAEWNTSDLTARLSWIKWENLGVRPGRRIALAALATVSVAQDNPY from the exons ATGCTAGTTCAAGTACCGAGTCTAGTGGCTGATCCATCACAGAAAGAACGATTGAATCAAGAAATCAAAGTTCTAAAGAAAGCAGCAGGAGCCATGGCCGGCAACTCTTCAAGAGCAGCTGACGATCAAGTCCACTTATTTTCAGAAGCTTCCTCAGCACCGGTTCAGTCCGCTTTGTCGACACCATCGTTTCAACATCAGCACCATCACGACTACCGTTTGCTGGATCATCCAGTCAATTTTGACCCGGTTGCGggatcgtcttcttctttttatcacTACGGAGCCATGAATCCCATCACTGCCTCCTCGTCAGCCGCAGAGCAACACCAGGATAACACATTGGTTCCCGCTGTTGGAATGGATGGATCTGAACAATATTACTATG GATACCAAGGTGATGAGGCTGGGGATTCCGGAAACGAGGAAGGATACTATGCTAATAGTCCGTATCGTGTTCAACGTTTTGCAGCCAACATCCGCGAGCGAAAGCGTATGCTCAg CATCAACTCGGCCTTCGACGAGCTCCGCATCCACGTACCAACCTTTCCCTACGAAAAAAGGCTATCAAAGATCGACACACTTCGCCTGGCCATAGCCTATATCGCACTTCTTAAAGATGTCATCAAATCAGATCAAGATCCGCTTACTTTCGTCGAAAAGTGCATGAGAGGAGAGATCAAACCCGAAAGAGGAGCCGAGTGGAATACTAGCG atTTGACTGCAAGACTATCTTGGATCAAATGGGAGAATTTAGGTGTTCGTCCAGGACGCAGGATTGCTCTAGCTGCGTTAGCGACGGTTTCGGTCGCCCAAGATAATCCTTATTAA
- the LOC116918944 gene encoding protein dimmed isoform X1, with the protein MLVQVPSLVADPSQKERLNQEIKVLKKAAGAMAGNSSRAADDQVHLFSEASSAPVQSALSTPSFQHQHHHDYRLLDHPVNFDPVAGSSSSFYHYGAMNPITASSSAAEQHQDNTLVPAVGMDGSEQYYYGYQGDEAGDSGNEEGYYANSPYRVQRFAANIRERKRMLRFFRCDSINSAFDELRIHVPTFPYEKRLSKIDTLRLAIAYIALLKDVIKSDQDPLTFVEKCMRGEIKPERGAEWNTSDLTARLSWIKWENLGVRPGRRIALAALATVSVAQDNPY; encoded by the exons ATGCTAGTTCAAGTACCGAGTCTAGTGGCTGATCCATCACAGAAAGAACGATTGAATCAAGAAATCAAAGTTCTAAAGAAAGCAGCAGGAGCCATGGCCGGCAACTCTTCAAGAGCAGCTGACGATCAAGTCCACTTATTTTCAGAAGCTTCCTCAGCACCGGTTCAGTCCGCTTTGTCGACACCATCGTTTCAACATCAGCACCATCACGACTACCGTTTGCTGGATCATCCAGTCAATTTTGACCCGGTTGCGggatcgtcttcttctttttatcacTACGGAGCCATGAATCCCATCACTGCCTCCTCGTCAGCCGCAGAGCAACACCAGGATAACACATTGGTTCCCGCTGTTGGAATGGATGGATCTGAACAATATTACTATG GATACCAAGGTGATGAGGCTGGGGATTCCGGAAACGAGGAAGGATACTATGCTAATAGTCCGTATCGTGTTCAACGTTTTGCAGCCAACATCCGCGAGCGAAAGCGTATGCTCAg GTTCTTTCGATGTGACAGCATCAACTCGGCCTTCGACGAGCTCCGCATCCACGTACCAACCTTTCCCTACGAAAAAAGGCTATCAAAGATCGACACACTTCGCCTGGCCATAGCCTATATCGCACTTCTTAAAGATGTCATCAAATCAGATCAAGATCCGCTTACTTTCGTCGAAAAGTGCATGAGAGGAGAGATCAAACCCGAAAGAGGAGCCGAGTGGAATACTAGCG atTTGACTGCAAGACTATCTTGGATCAAATGGGAGAATTTAGGTGTTCGTCCAGGACGCAGGATTGCTCTAGCTGCGTTAGCGACGGTTTCGGTCGCCCAAGATAATCCTTATTAA